One part of the Granulicella arctica genome encodes these proteins:
- a CDS encoding vWA domain-containing protein — protein sequence MAETSVTPPATVPEQPEASTPLNKKQPLLILLFIILLVFVVSSVVNAGKKAAPAKSQMTARPAAANPQQVNTFENQQEQVAKKDQEEQQQRLLDAPDAADADGKDTDEQARDWQIAVEQAETISKLAGKLPAGLERSLQGAEEARVDWRELLRRAWSETTPSDYSWMRPNRRHIWQGFYLPGVQREGVGEVVIFVDCSGSINARQLSLFEAEVRSILEGQRPERVYVVYFDAQVHKVDVYEAGQQIRLTPVGGGGTDFRPCFQWVEESHIQPQILVFLTDLYGTLPDHPPPHPVLWASTGSDRAPFGQVVPMQAA from the coding sequence ATGGCCGAGACATCTGTCACTCCCCCCGCCACCGTCCCTGAGCAACCGGAAGCCTCCACGCCTCTCAACAAGAAGCAGCCACTGCTCATTCTCTTGTTCATCATCTTGCTTGTCTTCGTGGTATCGAGTGTCGTGAACGCTGGGAAGAAGGCTGCCCCGGCTAAAAGCCAGATGACGGCACGTCCCGCCGCAGCGAATCCGCAGCAGGTCAACACCTTCGAAAACCAACAGGAGCAAGTCGCCAAGAAGGATCAGGAGGAGCAGCAACAGCGGCTACTCGATGCACCCGACGCAGCAGATGCCGACGGGAAGGACACAGACGAGCAGGCGCGGGATTGGCAGATCGCAGTCGAGCAAGCCGAGACCATCTCAAAGCTTGCCGGCAAACTGCCTGCAGGTCTCGAGCGGAGTTTGCAGGGCGCGGAAGAAGCCCGGGTGGACTGGCGGGAACTTCTGAGGCGTGCCTGGTCCGAAACCACCCCATCCGACTACTCGTGGATGAGGCCGAATCGTCGGCACATCTGGCAGGGGTTCTACCTGCCCGGTGTTCAGCGCGAAGGCGTCGGAGAAGTTGTTATCTTCGTCGATTGCTCCGGCTCGATCAACGCGAGGCAACTCTCATTGTTCGAAGCGGAGGTGCGCTCAATTCTCGAAGGACAAAGACCAGAACGCGTGTACGTCGTTTACTTCGACGCTCAAGTGCATAAGGTCGACGTCTATGAGGCCGGCCAGCAAATCCGGCTCACACCGGTCGGAGGAGGCGGCACCGATTTTCGGCCGTGCTTTCAATGGGTCGAGGAGAGCCACATACAGCCGCAGATCCTGGTGTTCCTCACGGACCTTTACGGCACACTACCCGACCATCCTCCGCCTCATCCGGTGCTGTGGGCTTCGACTGGATCAGACCGCGCACCATTTGGTCAGGTAGTTCCAATGCAGGCTGCGTAG
- a CDS encoding TrbG/VirB9 family P-type conjugative transfer protein: protein MTAVAIGSAGNAQTPHLQPIAPRTVVTADASAPPVVRAGLLQSTLIELPVEEKVATVFGGDTVSWVFDAGHVASRYISIKPKVADSTTDLHIVSDHGNEYTIELREISNEKDNTHFDSKVYVTSSDPKAAENMAKSPVFVPAAEAEAKEAQLKKEADDARKAAEADHKAVATAAETFKASYPGMLHFDYTWDQKKGAALGIEQIWRDDKFTYLRGKFQKTPALYELKDGKGSLINYDFANGLYTIPKTVAQGYLSIGKQRVDFRRTKAGS from the coding sequence GTGACCGCTGTCGCCATCGGCTCAGCGGGCAATGCTCAAACTCCCCATCTTCAGCCCATCGCGCCTCGCACCGTCGTGACCGCCGATGCGTCCGCTCCCCCTGTGGTTCGCGCCGGCCTGCTCCAATCGACCTTGATCGAATTGCCCGTTGAGGAGAAGGTCGCAACGGTCTTTGGCGGCGACACGGTCAGTTGGGTCTTCGATGCCGGTCATGTGGCGAGCCGATACATCTCCATCAAACCCAAAGTTGCGGACAGCACCACCGATCTTCACATCGTGTCCGACCACGGCAATGAATACACGATCGAACTGCGAGAGATTTCAAACGAGAAAGACAATACGCACTTCGATTCAAAGGTCTACGTCACATCGAGCGATCCGAAGGCTGCGGAGAACATGGCGAAATCGCCCGTCTTCGTCCCCGCCGCCGAAGCCGAAGCGAAGGAAGCACAACTGAAGAAAGAGGCCGATGATGCTCGCAAGGCTGCGGAAGCTGACCATAAGGCCGTCGCGACCGCAGCCGAGACCTTCAAAGCCAGCTATCCCGGTATGTTGCACTTCGACTACACCTGGGACCAGAAGAAGGGTGCCGCACTTGGCATCGAGCAGATATGGCGGGATGACAAGTTCACCTACCTGCGGGGCAAGTTTCAGAAGACCCCTGCACTCTATGAGCTGAAAGATGGCAAGGGGTCGCTCATCAACTACGACTTTGCGAATGGTCTTTACACCATTCCAAAGACCGTTGCGCAAGGGTATCTCTCCATCGGCAAGCAGCGTGTGGACTTCCGACGGACCAAGGCGGGGAGCTAG
- a CDS encoding winged helix-turn-helix transcriptional regulator, with translation MRYATEMARTDKIVGYSPKGKPLVATRSRDCSPETAAEAFELLEGRWKLVIIHNLFGRDGGKPPVMRFSELERAIPTVSQKMLIQQLRCLERDGIVQRTIHPQVPPKVEYQLTCLGEALRPTLRALLDWANIRKQQSSD, from the coding sequence ATGCGCTATGCTACTGAAATGGCAAGAACCGACAAAATAGTTGGGTACTCACCAAAAGGTAAGCCCCTTGTGGCGACGAGATCCCGAGACTGTTCCCCTGAGACGGCAGCAGAGGCTTTCGAACTTTTGGAAGGGCGCTGGAAACTCGTAATCATTCACAACCTCTTCGGCCGTGACGGAGGCAAACCGCCCGTCATGCGCTTCTCAGAGTTGGAGCGGGCGATTCCGACCGTGTCGCAGAAGATGCTGATTCAGCAGTTACGCTGCCTGGAACGTGATGGCATCGTGCAGCGCACCATCCACCCGCAGGTTCCACCCAAGGTTGAATATCAACTGACCTGCCTAGGAGAGGCACTCCGTCCAACTTTGCGCGCACTGCTCGATTGGGCGAACATAAGGAAACAGCAGAGTTCGGATTAG
- a CDS encoding SDR family NAD(P)-dependent oxidoreductase, translated as MDLKLQGKHALVTGSSKGIGEAIARVLAHEGAIVTVHGRDREQTERVSSSIIAQGGQAHVVTGDLTEDQAVERLVREAEAVAGTVAILVNNAGGSGGVKETWESTQPASWAAAYDRNVLAALRVTTRVLPNMRLAKWGRVINISSLAATMPPPTGPDYSACKAAMNAMTASLAKAVATDGITVNAVSPGTIRSTALEERFRAVAKERGVGDADTLWQDIERAILPMFAQVPVGRTGELEEIANAIAFIASPLAGYITGINLRIDGGLSPSL; from the coding sequence ATGGACTTGAAACTGCAAGGAAAACACGCATTGGTCACAGGCAGCAGCAAAGGTATCGGCGAAGCGATTGCGCGGGTGTTGGCCCATGAGGGAGCCATCGTGACTGTTCACGGCCGCGATCGGGAGCAGACCGAGCGCGTCTCGTCCAGCATCATCGCCCAGGGAGGACAAGCTCATGTCGTAACCGGAGACCTTACAGAGGACCAGGCGGTAGAGCGGCTGGTGAGAGAGGCAGAAGCAGTGGCTGGTACGGTCGCTATCCTGGTGAACAATGCCGGGGGCTCTGGTGGTGTGAAGGAAACATGGGAGAGTACCCAACCAGCCTCATGGGCGGCCGCTTACGATCGCAATGTGCTGGCCGCGCTTAGGGTGACGACACGAGTTCTACCGAACATGCGCCTAGCCAAGTGGGGACGCGTGATCAACATCTCAAGCTTGGCAGCAACCATGCCGCCACCAACAGGGCCGGATTACTCCGCGTGCAAGGCGGCTATGAATGCGATGACGGCTTCGTTGGCGAAGGCAGTCGCAACCGATGGAATTACGGTCAATGCTGTCTCTCCTGGCACGATACGCAGTACCGCCTTGGAGGAGCGATTCCGTGCAGTGGCCAAAGAGCGAGGGGTGGGCGATGCGGACACGCTGTGGCAGGATATCGAACGAGCGATTCTGCCTATGTTTGCTCAAGTCCCCGTGGGGCGAACGGGAGAACTCGAAGAGATCGCCAACGCAATCGCCTTTATCGCCAGCCCACTAGCCGGATACATCACGGGTATCAATCTGCGGATTGATGGAGGCCTGTCGCCAAGTCTCTAG
- a CDS encoding LysR family transcriptional regulator — protein sequence MYEWAELRHFKYLLTILERQGFRAAAEELRTAQPNLSVQARQFQENASVRLFRKMKGGRIRPTDAGVAFKVLAKFLLETRDEVIDALIAIERGEVDSVRFGCTPLVDQGLFRTFCDLHKEILPVCPVRPTHGDTAHLAEEVVSGTVDAAFVTLPLRHPDLRIEELRRDRLVVCLRRDDPLAAKASLQTAELQGNLAVLYHPQRHPDAHARLLELLGDAGVQLEEHSCASHPSEMQTLVKGGHGFALIREGTSLDGDLTTRPISGVDWTVDTALIYHKVRHPKTVPILVKRLMKQLPQHGKETAPNKVSIPVQTSIATGKRPPQRAKDEPVQMTLIG from the coding sequence ATGTATGAATGGGCCGAGCTTCGCCATTTCAAATATTTGCTGACGATCCTGGAGAGACAGGGATTCCGGGCTGCTGCGGAGGAGTTGCGTACCGCGCAACCCAATCTCAGCGTTCAGGCCCGACAGTTCCAGGAGAACGCTTCGGTTCGTCTCTTCCGCAAGATGAAGGGCGGGCGCATTCGGCCCACGGACGCTGGAGTTGCATTCAAGGTCTTGGCCAAGTTCCTGCTGGAGACACGCGATGAAGTCATCGATGCGCTCATAGCGATTGAGCGCGGAGAGGTTGACTCCGTCCGGTTCGGATGCACTCCCCTGGTTGACCAGGGCTTGTTTCGAACCTTCTGCGATCTGCACAAAGAGATCCTTCCCGTCTGCCCTGTACGGCCAACGCACGGAGACACCGCGCACCTCGCGGAGGAAGTTGTATCGGGAACGGTCGACGCCGCCTTTGTGACGCTGCCCTTGCGGCATCCAGACCTACGCATCGAAGAACTGCGCCGAGACCGGCTCGTTGTCTGCTTGCGCCGAGACGATCCGCTCGCGGCGAAGGCCTCTTTGCAGACCGCTGAGTTGCAGGGCAATCTTGCCGTCCTGTATCACCCGCAGCGACACCCCGATGCTCACGCGCGGCTGCTGGAATTGCTCGGAGACGCCGGTGTGCAGCTTGAAGAACACTCCTGTGCCTCGCACCCCTCCGAGATGCAGACTCTCGTCAAAGGTGGGCACGGCTTCGCGTTGATCCGGGAGGGAACAAGTCTTGATGGAGATCTAACTACCCGCCCGATTTCCGGCGTGGATTGGACCGTGGATACAGCCTTGATCTATCACAAGGTACGTCATCCGAAGACCGTTCCGATCCTGGTCAAGCGGCTCATGAAGCAACTCCCTCAGCACGGCAAAGAGACGGCACCAAACAAGGTATCCATCCCCGTACAAACCTCCATCGCAACCGGAAAACGTCCTCCCCAACGCGCAAAAGATGAGCCGGTACAGATGACGCTCATCGGTTAG